A stretch of the Actinoalloteichus fjordicus genome encodes the following:
- a CDS encoding Tad domain-containing protein, with the protein MSRRARHARPTWWDRVRTWWRGWWTREEGRVTAFVVTLVLAVLTLAGLALDGGLALAASVRAAGQAQSAARAGAQALDLAAFRDSGTLRLVPARAAADAHDHLDRVGTTGVVSASEAEVTVTVTDSHRTQLLNLIGISELPVRGEGTALPERGDTAPQP; encoded by the coding sequence ATGAGCCGACGTGCCCGACATGCCCGCCCGACCTGGTGGGACCGCGTCCGCACCTGGTGGCGAGGCTGGTGGACACGAGAGGAGGGCCGGGTGACCGCCTTCGTCGTCACCCTCGTTCTTGCCGTCCTCACCCTGGCCGGGCTGGCGTTGGACGGCGGCCTGGCCTTGGCCGCCAGTGTCCGCGCCGCCGGTCAGGCCCAGTCCGCTGCCCGTGCCGGCGCGCAAGCACTGGACCTCGCGGCCTTCCGCGACAGCGGGACGCTGCGGCTCGTACCCGCCCGCGCCGCCGCCGACGCCCACGATCACCTCGACCGCGTCGGAACGACCGGAGTCGTCTCCGCATCCGAGGCGGAGGTCACCGTCACCGTCACGGACTCCCATCGCACGCAGTTGCTGAACCTGATCGGGATCTCCGAGCTGCCTGTGCGCGGCGAAGGAACAGCACTCCCCGAACGCGGCGACACCGCCCCCCAGCCCTAA